Genomic window (Chondrocystis sp. NIES-4102):
GGTGGTTTACCCGAAAATCTACCCCGTTGTCTTAACCAGCAGCAAGGAATAGAAGTAAGGCTAGGTAGTTGGACAATTCCACCGATTTTTGATTGGTTGGCGCAAGCTGGAAATGTCTTAGAAGACGCAATGTTTAATACATTTAATATGGGTATTGGATTTGTGGTGATAGTCCCACCTACCCAAGTAAATGCAAGTTTAAACTGGTTTAAATCCCATGATCTTGCTGCTTTTGAGATTGGTAAAGTTGTCACAGGTGATGGTCAACTAACTTTTGTTTAATTTTGTCCTACAAAGCAATAAACCAATACCAAACTAAGTTACATTAACCGAGCAATTTTATTCTTGCTCCTATTCTATACTGCTTATAAAAGTTACTTTGGGGCAAGAAAGAATACTTATGAACTATCAAGAAGCAGGGGTTAATGTAGAAGTAGGAAGCTTATTTAATAATCGCATTAATAAAAATATACAGAGTACCAGAAGATTAGGAGTTGTAGAAGGTCTAGGAACATTTAACGGTTGTTTTCAAGTGCCATTGGGTTATCAAAAACCTGTACTAGTCTCTGGTACAGATGGAGTGGGTGCAAAATTAAAACTTGCTCAAAAACTTAAACGCCACGATACAGTTGGAATAGATTTAGTGGCGATGTGTGTCAATGATATTTTAACCTCTGGTGCTGAACCATTATTTTTTTTAGACTATTTAGCCACAGGTCAACTTAATTCCCAACAAATAGCCGAAGTAGTCGAAGGTATCGCTGAAGGTTGTCGTCTGAGTGGATGCGCTCTTTTAGGCAATGAAACAGCAGAAATCCCAGGTTTGTATAAATTAGGAGAATATGACTTAACTGGCTTCTGTGTAGGAGTGGTTGATAAAAGTAGGTTATTAGACGGATCTTTAGTAGAAGTTGGTGATGTTGCCATCGGACTTGCCAGTGCAGGAGTTCACAGTAAGGGTTTTAGTTTGATATATAAAATACTTCAGACAGGTGGTTGGTGTTGGTCTGATACTCTAGATATTTTGGATGGAAAAAGTTTAGGGGAAGAATTAATTACCCCAACGCAAATATACGTCAAACCTATTTTAGAATTTTTAGCTACAGAGGTTGAGGTACATAGCATGGCGCATATTACTGGTGGTGGTTTACCCGCCAATTTACCCCGTTGTCTTAATCAACAGCAAGGAATAGAAATAAACCTAGGTAGTTGGACAATTCCACCGATTTTTAATTGGTTGGCTCAAGCAGGCAGTGTTTTAGAGTCGGAAATGTTTGATACTTTTAATATGGGTATTGGATTTGTGGTGATAGTCCCACCTACCCAAGTAAATGCAAGTTTAGACTGGTTTAAATCTCATGATCTTGCTGCTTTTGAGATTGGTAAAGTTGTTGCAGGCGATGGTCAGCTAACTTTTGTTTGATTAATCACTCCTGTAATTTTAAGTAACCTGAGTTCGAGTGGGATAGTTTTCTAGACAATATTTGATTAAGAATTTTGTACTTGGAAAATATTAATCTGTGGTTGCTCGAACTGAGGTTTACTATTCATAGGCACTAGGCACGCTTTTTAAAGAAGGAGCGGTGCATCTGCGGTCGGAAATGAATTTAGACCATAGCCCCTCGTCTTAGACCCTTGGTTGGGACGATAAGTAATTAACTTATCGTTATGGGTTTATATAGCAACTGAATGATAGATTACGACATCTCTAAAATCTCTTTGCGTCTTTGTCCTCATTCAAAGATACAAGCATACAAGGATAAACGTCTTTGCGTCAGATCAAGATAAATTGTCTTAACCTTTGGTTCAATTGCTATACATTCCCCTCAGAAGTATTCAAAGATACTGAAATTAAAATTCAGTTGGTGTAATAATTAATTGAGAATAAACCTGATTTTGAAATGCTACGGGGTCAACGTTTTCTAAAATAGTCAGAGTATTAGCACTACTCGCCCCAACTATACCATCAGCATCAAATTTAAGCTCTAAACTATTATTAGGCAAAGGGTTCACAACGATATAACCTTCCTCAACAGGAGTTGTTCCAGTATAGCCAGCTAACTTTAGAGGTTCAGAAACATCCAAGCGATCGCGCCCTAATTCAAAATCTAAGATTCGCTCATAATGGGCAGCTACTTCGGGATACACTAGAGAATCGTAAAAAAAGACATCA
Coding sequences:
- a CDS encoding phosphoribosylformylglycinamidine cyclo-ligase; translation: MNYQEAGVNVEVGSLFNNRINKNIQSTRRLGVVEGLGTFNGCFQVPLGYQKPVLVSGTDGVGAKLKLAQKLKRHDTVGIDLVAMCVNDILTSGAEPLFFLDYLATGQLNSQQIAEVVEGIAEGCRLSGCALLGNETAEIPGLYKLGEYDLTGFCVGVVDKSRLLDGSLVEVGDVAIGLASAGVHSKGFSLIYKILQTGGWCWSDTLDILDGKSLGEELITPTQIYVKPILEFLATEVEVHSMAHITGGGLPANLPRCLNQQQGIEINLGSWTIPPIFNWLAQAGSVLESEMFDTFNMGIGFVVIVPPTQVNASLDWFKSHDLAAFEIGKVVAGDGQLTFV